The Exiguobacterium mexicanum genome includes a window with the following:
- a CDS encoding carboxypeptidase M32, which yields MELTKQWRDHFKQLRAFDEAISLLYWDMRTQMPEQSAPLRAETIGYLSTEAFKRQTSESFKDLLAQMTETEELTPIEVRSVAVAKTQYERNAKIPSSEYQAYVTLVSEAETAWEKAKDQDDWHMFAPYLEKIIGFQRKFAEYFGYESHPYDALLYDYEPGMTVEQLDALFQTLRDELVPLIRELPEPVQGLDWAMDKSVQQRLCEDWMRVVDYDLTRGRLDATVHPFEITINRRDVRITTKYDEADFRNALFGTMHEAGHATYEQQIDSELDELGLGGGASMGIHESQSLFFENFVGRSEAFLKSVYPRLQTEHPALQDVSFETFYAGVNEAKPSLIRIEADELTYSLHIIIRYELEKKLIQGDLSVEELPEAWNALYKEYLGVDVPSDAKGVLQDVHWAGGSFGYFPSYALGLVYAAQLTEALRDAHPEFESLVSSGEFGPIKQWLEDNVHRHGKALTPNELIKQVTGEDISVRPLVRYLTSKYKTN from the coding sequence ATGGAACTAACAAAGCAGTGGCGTGACCATTTCAAACAATTGCGTGCCTTCGATGAGGCGATTTCTTTACTATACTGGGACATGCGCACCCAGATGCCGGAACAATCGGCACCGCTTCGGGCCGAGACGATCGGCTATCTGTCGACCGAGGCGTTCAAGCGTCAGACGAGCGAGTCGTTCAAAGACTTGCTCGCGCAAATGACCGAGACCGAGGAATTGACGCCGATTGAAGTCCGGTCGGTCGCCGTCGCCAAGACACAGTATGAGCGGAACGCTAAAATTCCTTCATCGGAATATCAGGCGTACGTGACGCTCGTCTCTGAAGCCGAGACGGCATGGGAGAAAGCGAAGGACCAGGATGACTGGCACATGTTCGCCCCATATCTCGAGAAGATCATCGGGTTCCAACGCAAGTTCGCGGAGTATTTCGGCTACGAGTCTCACCCGTATGATGCTTTGCTGTACGACTATGAACCTGGCATGACGGTCGAACAGCTCGATGCATTGTTCCAGACGCTCCGGGACGAACTCGTCCCGCTCATCCGCGAATTGCCGGAACCTGTACAAGGACTCGACTGGGCGATGGACAAGTCGGTCCAACAGCGGTTGTGCGAGGATTGGATGCGTGTCGTCGACTACGATTTGACACGGGGCCGACTCGACGCGACGGTCCATCCGTTCGAGATTACGATCAACCGGCGCGACGTGCGCATTACGACAAAATATGACGAGGCCGACTTCCGCAACGCCTTGTTCGGGACGATGCACGAAGCGGGCCATGCCACGTATGAGCAACAAATCGACTCGGAACTCGACGAGCTCGGGCTCGGAGGCGGGGCCTCGATGGGAATCCATGAATCACAGTCGCTCTTTTTCGAGAATTTTGTCGGGCGAAGCGAAGCGTTCCTGAAGAGCGTCTATCCGCGTCTTCAAACAGAACACCCTGCGCTTCAGGACGTTTCTTTCGAGACGTTTTATGCCGGGGTGAACGAGGCGAAACCCTCTCTCATTCGAATCGAAGCGGACGAGTTGACGTATAGTCTGCACATCATCATCCGTTATGAGCTCGAAAAGAAACTGATCCAAGGCGATCTTTCGGTCGAAGAATTACCAGAGGCATGGAACGCGCTGTATAAGGAATATCTCGGTGTCGATGTCCCGAGTGATGCGAAAGGCGTCCTGCAAGACGTGCACTGGGCCGGCGGTTCATTCGGTTACTTCCCAAGCTATGCACTCGGCTTGGTCTATGCCGCCCAATTGACAGAGGCGCTTCGTGATGCCCATCCAGAGTTTGAATCGCTCGTCAGCAGTGGCGAGTTCGGCCCGATCAAACAGTGGCTCGAAGACAATGTCCATCGTCATGGGAAGGCGCTCACCCCGAACGAATTGATCAAACAAGTGACCGGGGAAGACATCTCGGTACGTCCGCTCGTCCGCTACTTGACGAGCAAATATAAAACGAACTGA
- a CDS encoding MarR family winged helix-turn-helix transcriptional regulator yields MTTPVQTASRRQLVADAERGIRMNYRGVKKNLRSMFSQYLTRNEFFILRSLCQNSPQIASALSNEFQFSASMITALADELTKKGLISRERSERDRRVVELQATEEGRALFETLEDMKIEYLMDVFEDFSDDELILLSKLLDRMDA; encoded by the coding sequence ATGACAACGCCTGTACAAACAGCATCCCGCCGTCAGCTCGTCGCTGATGCTGAGCGAGGGATTCGCATGAACTATCGCGGAGTGAAGAAAAACCTCCGGTCGATGTTCTCTCAATACTTGACGCGCAACGAATTCTTCATCCTTCGTTCGCTTTGTCAAAATAGTCCTCAAATCGCCTCGGCCTTATCGAACGAGTTTCAGTTCTCGGCTTCGATGATTACGGCCCTCGCAGATGAGCTCACGAAAAAAGGGTTGATCTCACGCGAACGTAGCGAACGCGACCGTCGCGTCGTCGAGTTACAGGCGACCGAGGAAGGTCGTGCCTTGTTCGAGACGTTAGAAGATATGAAAATCGAGTACTTGATGGACGTGTTCGAAGACTTTTCAGATGACGAATTGATTCTTCTGTCCAAATTGCTTGATCGAATGGACGCATAA
- a CDS encoding YihY/virulence factor BrkB family protein: protein MIQPFLHTFKRFFAERFFDQAAMLAYYFILSTFPFLLFVLGIVGWLPFSSGDVISALSLVMPEASYRLLQGNIEAIFDDSRLRLASLSILPALWISSMAVQSLVRSLNDAYRLIRNKAFWRGVLQDIAVTLALMFVLPFSLLVPVIETALRELATHIIFIDDIVARYAQIWFYFRWIIGTLILFSVFLLVYKWLPSHRGTFRDSWAGAAFATIGILTVSNVFSYYSQYANYEQFYGQLGAFIILLIWFYLAASVILLGGLLNATLIEQKEISG, encoded by the coding sequence ATGATACAACCCTTTCTTCACACATTCAAACGATTTTTTGCCGAACGATTCTTCGATCAAGCCGCGATGTTGGCTTACTATTTCATCCTGTCCACATTCCCATTTCTATTGTTCGTCCTCGGTATCGTCGGGTGGCTGCCGTTCTCGAGCGGAGACGTCATCTCGGCGTTGTCTTTGGTGATGCCCGAGGCGAGTTATCGATTGTTACAAGGGAACATCGAGGCCATTTTTGATGATTCGAGACTACGCTTGGCCTCGCTCAGCATCTTACCGGCACTTTGGATCTCTTCGATGGCCGTCCAATCGCTCGTTCGCTCCTTAAACGACGCCTATCGACTGATCCGAAACAAAGCGTTCTGGCGCGGGGTGTTGCAAGACATCGCCGTGACGCTCGCGCTCATGTTCGTTTTGCCGTTCTCGTTGCTCGTCCCGGTCATCGAGACGGCGCTACGAGAGTTGGCGACCCATATCATCTTTATCGATGACATCGTCGCCCGATATGCCCAGATTTGGTTCTACTTCCGTTGGATCATCGGGACACTCATCCTGTTCAGTGTCTTCCTGCTCGTCTATAAGTGGTTGCCGAGCCATCGCGGTACATTCCGAGACAGCTGGGCCGGGGCGGCTTTTGCGACAATCGGCATCTTGACAGTTTCGAACGTATTCAGCTACTATTCACAGTATGCAAACTATGAACAGTTTTACGGTCAGCTCGGTGCCTTTATCATCTTGTTGATCTGGTTTTACCTGGCGGCCTCGGTCATCCTTCTCGGGGGACTCCTGAACGCCACGCTCATCGAACAAAAAGAAATATCCGGTTGA
- the putP gene encoding sodium/proline symporter PutP, with the protein MLWQEWVSIALYLVMMLLIGYVAYKRTTDSSDYMLGGRKMGPGVTAMSAGASDMSGWMLMGLPGAMYATGLSAIWLAVGLVIGAYLNYLLVAPRLRVFTEMANDSITIPDFLENRFRDHSNWLRILSASVIIIFFTFYTSAGLVSGGKLFASSFGLDYQMGVIVTISVVILYTLFGGFTAVSWTDFAQGVIMFLALVLVPIVALTDVGGVSNAVNTATTLNTDLFDLFKGTSTLGIIGLLAWGLGYFGQPHIIVRFMAIRDVKSLKTARRIGMGWMTVSIIGAVMTGLVGIAYFRGQGNALADPETVFIRFSEVLFHPFITGFLLAAILAAVMSTVSSQLLVTSSALTEDFYRKFFNKEASEKTMVLAGRIGVLTVGVVATLMSLSPSNTILTLVGYAWAGFGSAFGPAILLSLYWNKMTRQGALAGILVGAITVILWIVTGLSSVIYEMVPGFFLSMLAIVLVSTFTSQREQKRINREFSEMEAELAVAKKE; encoded by the coding sequence ATGTTATGGCAAGAATGGGTATCCATCGCGCTTTATCTCGTGATGATGCTCCTCATCGGATACGTCGCCTATAAGCGAACGACCGATTCATCAGATTATATGTTAGGTGGCCGTAAAATGGGGCCAGGTGTTACCGCCATGTCAGCCGGAGCTTCGGATATGAGTGGTTGGATGTTAATGGGACTTCCGGGCGCAATGTACGCTACGGGATTATCAGCGATTTGGTTAGCCGTTGGATTGGTCATCGGAGCTTACTTGAACTACTTGTTAGTCGCTCCCCGTCTACGCGTCTTCACGGAGATGGCAAATGACTCGATCACGATTCCTGACTTTTTAGAGAATCGGTTCCGAGATCACTCGAACTGGCTACGGATCCTGTCTGCATCCGTTATCATCATCTTCTTCACGTTCTACACGTCAGCCGGACTTGTGTCTGGTGGGAAGTTGTTCGCAAGCTCGTTCGGGCTTGACTATCAGATGGGCGTCATCGTGACGATTAGCGTCGTCATTCTTTATACGCTCTTCGGTGGTTTTACAGCCGTTAGTTGGACGGACTTTGCACAAGGTGTCATCATGTTTCTTGCGCTCGTCCTCGTCCCAATCGTCGCTTTGACAGACGTCGGTGGTGTTTCTAACGCCGTCAACACGGCCACGACGCTCAACACGGATTTGTTCGACCTCTTTAAAGGGACGTCGACGCTCGGGATTATCGGTCTCCTCGCTTGGGGACTTGGTTACTTCGGTCAACCGCACATCATCGTCCGCTTTATGGCGATCCGTGATGTGAAATCATTGAAGACGGCACGCCGTATCGGTATGGGCTGGATGACAGTCTCGATCATCGGTGCCGTTATGACAGGTCTCGTCGGAATCGCCTACTTCCGTGGTCAAGGAAATGCCCTGGCTGACCCGGAAACGGTGTTCATCCGCTTCTCAGAAGTATTGTTCCACCCGTTCATCACTGGATTCTTGCTCGCTGCGATTCTAGCAGCGGTCATGTCGACCGTATCGTCACAGCTTCTCGTGACATCGTCAGCGTTGACAGAAGACTTCTATCGCAAGTTCTTCAATAAAGAAGCAAGTGAGAAGACGATGGTTCTCGCCGGTCGAATCGGTGTCTTAACGGTCGGAGTTGTCGCGACTCTCATGTCGCTCAGCCCGTCGAACACGATTTTGACGCTCGTCGGCTATGCATGGGCAGGCTTCGGTTCAGCCTTTGGTCCAGCGATTCTGTTGTCGCTCTATTGGAACAAGATGACGCGTCAAGGTGCCCTCGCCGGAATCCTTGTCGGTGCCATTACGGTCATCCTTTGGATCGTGACTGGACTCTCGAGCGTGATTTATGAGATGGTGCCAGGCTTCTTCCTCAGTATGCTTGCCATCGTTCTCGTCAGCACGTTCACGAGCCAACGTGAACAAAAACGAATCAACCGTGAATTCAGTGAAATGGAAGCTGAACTCGCCGTTGCGAAAAAAGAATAA
- a CDS encoding glycerophosphodiester phosphodiesterase yields the protein MRFFAHRGVMARHPENTMTAFRAALEAGADGIEADIHMTKDGRLVLIHDETINRTTDGQGRIADMTLSELRAVNAGVTFAVHEQIPTLDELFDLCQGTSVVLNLEVKTDIERYPGIEQRLVDTIRNRRVPVEQVVFSSFNHATLKRLKRLAPDIECAVLLAQPLYDLVAYCAKVGATAVHPNVRTMTDEEILQLQAKGLAVRPYTVKTVHDLERFRRLGVDAVFVNDIDWAKAHSTP from the coding sequence ATGAGATTCTTCGCGCATCGAGGAGTGATGGCCCGCCATCCCGAAAATACGATGACAGCGTTCCGGGCTGCACTCGAGGCCGGGGCAGATGGGATTGAAGCGGACATTCATATGACGAAAGATGGACGTCTCGTCCTCATCCATGACGAGACGATCAATCGGACGACAGATGGTCAAGGGCGGATCGCCGATATGACGCTATCAGAACTGCGAGCGGTCAACGCGGGCGTCACGTTCGCGGTCCACGAGCAGATTCCGACGTTAGATGAACTGTTCGATTTGTGTCAAGGGACGTCGGTGGTACTGAACCTCGAGGTCAAGACCGATATCGAACGGTATCCCGGGATTGAGCAGCGCCTGGTCGACACGATCCGTAACCGACGTGTCCCTGTTGAACAAGTCGTGTTCTCTTCATTCAATCATGCGACGCTCAAACGTTTGAAACGGTTGGCGCCAGATATCGAGTGTGCGGTGCTCTTGGCCCAACCTCTCTATGACCTTGTGGCGTACTGTGCGAAGGTCGGGGCGACCGCCGTGCATCCGAACGTCCGGACGATGACCGATGAGGAAATCCTACAGCTGCAAGCAAAAGGGCTCGCCGTGCGTCCCTATACCGTCAAGACGGTGCATGACCTCGAACGGTTTCGCCGGCTCGGGGTCGATGCGGTGTTCGTAAACGACATCGACTGGGCCAAAGCACATTCAACCCCGTAA
- a CDS encoding GTP pyrophosphokinase yields MPRQDMNTIMLDYMNEKEDYEAFAAKLKSLLSELLNDAGIQFHSIVARAKEAESLYAKLSRKPYQYRSLRDVQDLAGIRIVTYFHDDVRAVAQILEDEFRIDREQSIDKSTLLDPNEFGYLSVHYVVGLSDKRLALGEYRRFEEKEAEIQVRSILQHAWAEIEHDLGYKNPNAVPPEIKRSFSRVAGLLEIADSEFVNIRKQLRMFEQETVERIVESPDKVSITRDNLNYYIANDVTVEKLDNAIFQSDWLLDTDLSTIIELTRMFHYAEIRTFQDLSDTLDRYFNRAIQCATLLPSSLLPRQGMGVVYAVLAKLLAEGDDQQIEFFFRRFYPDLKHYDEVIQELRIREEPS; encoded by the coding sequence ATGCCGAGACAGGATATGAATACGATCATGCTCGACTATATGAATGAGAAAGAGGATTACGAGGCGTTCGCCGCCAAACTGAAGTCGCTTCTCAGTGAACTATTGAATGACGCCGGGATTCAGTTCCACTCGATCGTCGCCCGGGCCAAGGAAGCGGAGAGTCTATATGCCAAACTGTCCCGCAAACCGTACCAATACCGGTCATTGCGCGACGTCCAAGACTTGGCGGGGATTCGGATCGTGACCTATTTCCATGACGACGTCCGGGCCGTGGCCCAAATCCTTGAGGACGAGTTCCGAATCGACCGTGAACAGTCGATTGATAAATCCACCCTGCTCGACCCGAACGAGTTCGGCTACCTCTCGGTCCATTACGTCGTCGGTTTGAGTGACAAGCGGCTCGCCCTCGGAGAGTATCGCCGCTTCGAGGAGAAAGAGGCCGAGATTCAAGTCCGGTCCATCTTGCAACACGCTTGGGCCGAGATTGAGCACGACCTAGGCTATAAAAACCCGAACGCCGTCCCGCCGGAGATCAAACGCAGCTTCAGCCGTGTCGCGGGACTGCTCGAAATCGCTGATTCCGAGTTCGTCAACATCCGCAAGCAGCTGCGGATGTTCGAGCAGGAGACAGTCGAACGGATCGTCGAGTCACCGGACAAAGTGAGCATCACCCGGGACAACTTGAACTATTATATCGCCAATGACGTCACTGTCGAGAAGCTCGATAACGCCATCTTCCAGAGCGACTGGTTGCTCGACACCGACCTGTCGACGATCATCGAATTGACGCGCATGTTCCATTACGCCGAGATTCGCACGTTCCAGGACTTGAGTGACACGCTCGATCGTTACTTCAACCGGGCCATCCAATGTGCGACGCTCTTACCGTCGTCATTATTGCCGCGGCAAGGGATGGGCGTCGTCTACGCAGTCCTCGCCAAGCTGCTCGCCGAAGGGGATGACCAGCAGATCGAGTTCTTCTTCCGCCGCTTCTATCCGGACTTGAAACATTACGATGAAGTCATCCAAGAACTTCGCATCCGTGAAGAGCCATCATAA
- a CDS encoding D-alanyl-D-alanine carboxypeptidase family protein produces the protein MRRLTVGLALIGLLAIIPALIGFKQDSEPKAEPSAPVAVPVKSGPTFPEIPIKEWTHQPIAAADTPDLLVGSMAFVNLTDGQILVDKNASERVFPASTTKLMTALLAYETAVDKDELDKDVVTVKQSTLDIPWDSHIVHLAVGDRLTVRQALYATLLESGNDAANSLAEYVSGSTSEFVDLMNARSKVLGLTGTQFRNAHGYSDPEHFTTALDMAKITYAFGTYPELVDIAGTYEYEAKFVDQDGDLKRRWWYHLGSAINKRSIHYSKLVTATKTGYTDESGYTMVFLMERDGKQYALVTMQAKSGQTFPTMRTVEQIAFGITYE, from the coding sequence ATGAGGCGATTGACCGTCGGCCTCGCCTTGATCGGACTACTCGCCATCATCCCTGCCCTAATCGGCTTCAAGCAAGACTCAGAACCAAAAGCAGAACCATCCGCTCCGGTAGCCGTCCCCGTCAAATCCGGACCAACTTTCCCGGAGATTCCAATCAAGGAATGGACACATCAACCGATTGCAGCAGCCGATACACCGGATCTGCTCGTCGGGTCGATGGCGTTCGTCAATTTGACGGACGGTCAGATTTTAGTGGATAAGAACGCATCGGAACGCGTCTTTCCCGCTAGTACGACAAAACTGATGACCGCCCTCCTCGCTTATGAGACGGCAGTCGACAAAGACGAGCTCGACAAAGACGTGGTCACCGTGAAACAGTCGACACTCGATATCCCGTGGGACAGTCACATCGTCCATCTCGCAGTCGGTGACCGACTCACTGTCCGCCAGGCGCTCTATGCGACGTTACTCGAGTCGGGGAATGACGCCGCCAATAGCCTCGCAGAATACGTAAGCGGTTCGACATCCGAGTTCGTCGACTTGATGAACGCCCGTTCGAAAGTACTCGGGTTGACCGGGACCCAATTTCGGAATGCGCACGGCTACTCCGACCCGGAACACTTTACGACTGCACTCGACATGGCTAAAATCACTTACGCGTTCGGCACGTATCCAGAGCTAGTCGACATCGCCGGGACGTACGAATACGAGGCGAAGTTTGTCGATCAGGACGGAGATTTGAAACGACGTTGGTGGTATCATCTCGGATCAGCCATCAACAAGCGGAGCATCCACTATTCGAAGCTTGTCACCGCAACGAAAACCGGATATACGGACGAATCAGGCTACACGATGGTGTTCTTGATGGAACGCGACGGCAAACAATACGCTTTGGTAACCATGCAGGCCAAGTCAGGACAGACGTTCCCGACGATGCGTACGGTTGAACAGATTGCTTTCGGCATTACTTATGAATAA
- a CDS encoding class F sortase — translation MQQQLASTSFVVRSKTLKLLLIGTLSFLMIAPGADAPDADSKLTTVGFAEPLVLSATEIDRQSFHTETFVPKRLKIPSIDVDAVIQPVGKDRLDRMDTPTDADVVGWYRYGAKAGATGNVVLSGHLDDLRGPAIFASLGELRLGESVTLQRSKKVIEYEVVSVERYRLEDVPLASIFAATQATRLQLITCAGPYDPEHGYRDRIVVTAIAKA, via the coding sequence GTGCAGCAGCAGCTGGCTTCTACGTCTTTCGTCGTCAGAAGCAAGACGCTTAAGCTTCTCTTGATTGGAACGCTATCGTTCCTTATGATCGCACCGGGCGCGGACGCACCGGACGCGGACTCGAAACTGACGACCGTCGGTTTCGCCGAACCGCTCGTCTTGTCAGCGACCGAGATCGATCGTCAATCTTTTCACACAGAGACGTTCGTCCCAAAACGACTGAAGATTCCGTCAATTGATGTCGATGCTGTCATCCAACCGGTCGGGAAAGACCGACTCGACCGGATGGATACGCCGACAGACGCTGATGTGGTCGGATGGTATCGTTACGGGGCCAAGGCGGGTGCGACGGGTAACGTCGTACTATCCGGCCATCTCGATGACCTTCGCGGACCGGCCATCTTCGCAAGCCTTGGCGAACTGCGCCTCGGAGAATCGGTGACGCTCCAGCGTAGCAAAAAGGTGATCGAATATGAAGTCGTCTCCGTCGAACGGTACCGACTCGAAGACGTTCCGCTCGCCTCGATCTTTGCGGCGACCCAAGCGACACGGCTTCAGCTCATCACATGTGCGGGCCCGTATGACCCGGAACACGGATATCGTGACCGGATCGTCGTCACGGCAATCGCCAAAGCATAA
- a CDS encoding general stress protein, with the protein MLETRIVRDMTSVDHEVNGMVSGGCVNENIYLFAKDEELTVRLAAEAGVQPYRITEKGLWESLMSKFTKNSDDRIDQLESLGLTKEMVESLEGEIQAGKIVLVCDKS; encoded by the coding sequence ATGTTAGAAACAAGAATCGTACGGGATATGACCTCGGTCGACCATGAAGTGAATGGAATGGTGTCAGGCGGATGTGTCAACGAGAACATTTACTTATTTGCCAAAGATGAAGAATTGACGGTGCGTCTTGCCGCAGAAGCAGGTGTACAACCATACCGCATCACTGAAAAAGGATTGTGGGAATCGCTCATGTCGAAGTTCACGAAAAACTCGGATGACCGCATCGATCAGCTTGAGAGCCTCGGTCTGACGAAAGAGATGGTCGAGTCCCTCGAAGGTGAAATCCAAGCCGGGAAGATCGTCCTCGTTTGCGACAAATCATAA
- a CDS encoding DUF4397 domain-containing protein, with protein MKKLMSLLGTLALAFALIVPVSADGHENAMVRVLHASPDAPAVDVYVNGEVAVEGAEFKALTDYLTLPAGDYNVEIKPAGDAETVVVAADLSIEAGKFYTAAAIGQLENIEIAAMEDDANFEDGKSKVRVAHFSPDAPAVDVAPKGGDPLFSNLEFKAVSDYGTLDAGTYDLEVRPAGATDVVKALDGVALEGGKNYTAFAIGLLEGEPAFEVLLAADGGEMAGAPETGQGGLAQTASMNWLLAVAVLGAAAAGFYVFRRQKQDA; from the coding sequence ATGAAGAAATTGATGTCTTTACTTGGTACACTCGCCTTGGCGTTTGCACTCATCGTACCGGTCAGTGCGGATGGACACGAGAACGCGATGGTACGTGTACTCCATGCTTCACCTGATGCACCGGCGGTAGATGTCTACGTCAACGGTGAAGTCGCAGTCGAAGGCGCAGAGTTCAAAGCGCTCACCGACTATTTGACACTCCCGGCTGGAGATTACAATGTTGAGATCAAGCCGGCAGGTGATGCCGAGACGGTCGTCGTTGCGGCAGACCTCTCGATCGAAGCAGGCAAGTTCTACACAGCGGCAGCAATCGGCCAACTTGAAAACATCGAAATCGCAGCAATGGAAGACGATGCGAACTTTGAAGACGGTAAATCGAAAGTCCGTGTCGCTCACTTCTCACCTGACGCACCGGCAGTCGATGTAGCCCCTAAAGGTGGCGACCCGCTCTTCTCGAACCTTGAGTTCAAAGCAGTCAGCGACTATGGCACACTCGACGCTGGCACGTATGACCTCGAAGTTCGTCCGGCCGGCGCGACTGACGTCGTGAAGGCACTTGACGGTGTTGCCCTCGAAGGCGGCAAAAACTATACGGCGTTCGCCATCGGACTCCTTGAAGGCGAACCAGCGTTTGAAGTCCTCCTTGCAGCAGACGGCGGTGAAATGGCCGGAGCTCCAGAAACAGGACAAGGCGGTCTCGCTCAGACAGCATCAATGAACTGGTTGCTCGCAGTAGCGGTCCTTGGTGCAGCAGCAGCTGGCTTCTACGTCTTTCGTCGTCAGAAGCAAGACGCTTAA
- a CDS encoding FAD-dependent oxidoreductase has translation MHRYPFTNSLWRQHDETVPYPKLESSVSCDVVVIGAGIAGLVTAYELQRRGKQVVLLEAAEVGRGTTGHTTAKCSVQHGTVYSKLIRTFNHETARLYYEFNQEALRYLQGQVADGFDIDYETKDSYLYSIDGSSQLVAEREAYEQLDLAGGDAKEEVNAALPLQVKQALVIRDQGQFHPVKYLNELADRFVEAGGRLHEKTRATEISSGPRPIVTTSTERRVQANQVVVATHYPFNDIRGLYFSKFEVERSYIVACETEQSVPEGMYLSVDSPSRSFRTFQEGEKTYMLVGGEGHLSGHVTETRSRYDRLERFAHDVFETKKASFRWSSQDLITLDHLPYVGQMFSREPDVFVATGFAKWGMTNGIASGLLLADLLTGQDNRFRELLNPLRSKFKPADVGQFLKTNLDTATQFVKGSLEKPGSLDDLQLDEGGIVQVDGKKVGAYRDLDNECHLVSTRCTHMGCTVNWNDAERSWDCPCHGSRFDTKGNVLEGPATKPLSYERKTDVSKE, from the coding sequence ATGCATCGTTATCCATTCACCAATTCCCTGTGGCGTCAACACGACGAGACCGTCCCGTATCCAAAGTTAGAAAGCTCGGTCTCATGTGACGTCGTCGTCATTGGAGCGGGCATCGCCGGGCTCGTGACAGCCTACGAACTACAGCGACGCGGTAAACAAGTCGTCCTGCTCGAGGCGGCCGAGGTCGGACGGGGGACGACCGGTCATACGACGGCGAAATGTTCCGTGCAGCACGGGACCGTTTACTCCAAATTGATTCGAACGTTCAATCATGAGACGGCCCGGCTTTATTATGAGTTCAATCAAGAGGCCCTTCGCTATTTGCAGGGCCAGGTCGCGGACGGTTTCGACATCGATTACGAGACGAAAGATTCTTACTTATATTCTATCGACGGATCGAGCCAACTCGTCGCCGAACGGGAGGCGTATGAGCAGCTCGACCTCGCAGGCGGGGACGCGAAGGAGGAAGTGAATGCCGCGCTCCCGCTCCAAGTGAAACAGGCCCTTGTCATCCGGGACCAAGGCCAATTCCACCCGGTCAAGTACTTGAACGAGCTAGCCGATCGTTTCGTTGAGGCGGGCGGTCGACTCCATGAGAAGACGCGGGCGACTGAGATCAGCTCCGGGCCCCGACCGATCGTCACGACATCGACGGAGCGGCGGGTCCAGGCGAACCAAGTCGTCGTCGCCACCCATTACCCGTTCAATGATATCCGGGGACTTTATTTCTCGAAGTTCGAGGTCGAACGCTCTTATATCGTCGCTTGCGAGACCGAGCAAAGCGTGCCTGAGGGGATGTATTTGAGCGTCGATTCACCGAGTCGGTCGTTCCGTACGTTTCAGGAAGGGGAGAAGACGTACATGCTCGTCGGAGGGGAGGGTCACTTGAGTGGTCACGTGACGGAGACACGCTCGCGTTATGACCGGCTCGAGCGGTTCGCCCATGACGTGTTCGAAACGAAGAAGGCCAGCTTCCGTTGGTCCTCACAAGACTTGATCACACTCGACCATCTCCCCTATGTCGGACAGATGTTTAGCCGGGAGCCGGATGTGTTCGTCGCGACGGGATTCGCCAAGTGGGGGATGACGAACGGGATCGCCTCGGGGCTCCTCTTGGCTGATCTGTTGACCGGTCAGGACAATCGCTTCCGAGAACTATTAAATCCACTCCGTTCCAAGTTCAAGCCGGCGGATGTCGGTCAGTTCTTGAAAACGAACCTCGACACGGCGACCCAGTTCGTCAAAGGTTCACTCGAGAAACCCGGTTCGCTCGACGACCTGCAACTGGACGAAGGAGGCATCGTCCAAGTCGACGGAAAGAAGGTCGGTGCCTATCGAGACCTCGACAACGAATGCCATCTCGTCTCGACACGGTGCACGCATATGGGCTGTACGGTCAATTGGAACGACGCCGAACGCTCGTGGGATTGCCCTTGCCACGGGTCACGATTCGATACGAAAGGGAACGTATTGGAGGGGCCGGCGACGAAGCCGCTCTCATATGAACGGAAAACCGATGTGTCGAAAGAATAG